A window from Methanobacterium formicicum DSM 3637 encodes these proteins:
- a CDS encoding winged helix-turn-helix domain-containing protein: MKKVFLWWLIAGSKGGENRARMILELKQRPYNANKLAEKLSLDYKTIRHHMDVLQENQIVESTGEKYGALYFLSDEMEKDYGTFLDIWEEFMKSDEQIK, encoded by the coding sequence ATGAAGAAAGTATTTTTATGGTGGTTAATTGCCGGTAGCAAAGGTGGAGAAAACCGGGCCAGGATGATACTTGAACTAAAACAAAGACCATACAATGCCAATAAGCTTGCTGAGAAGCTTTCACTGGATTATAAGACAATAAGGCATCATATGGATGTTTTACAGGAGAACCAAATAGTTGAATCCACCGGAGAAAAATACGGTGCATTATATTTTCTCTCAGATGAAATGGAAAAAGATTATGGTACTTTTCTGGATATTTGGGAAGAATTTATGAAAAGTGATGAACAAATAAAATAA
- a CDS encoding sensor histidine kinase → MHSDLEDNWDSVREKIIGLGEQSIRKSYYPQLQQRLSELERFRALLDETNESIFLSEVPSGHFADVNKFASQQLGYSTEKMLEMKVEDIIDPDKLDEMRTIIFSLFDGKHLKNRKTIETVLKRSDNSQINVEMSISLVKFSDVFYIVMVARDITERKEFENALKSSLNEKEVLIREIHHRVKNNMQIISSLLNLQKQYVNDEEAVDVLKESQNRVKSMAMIHEKLYKSRNFSEINFADYIRSLVSDLFYSYGVDSNRVKTIILLEEVMMGLETAIPCGLIVSELVTNTLKYAFPHQEKGEFKIELHSESDGFYDLIISDNGVGMPENINFDETDTLGLQLVNSLVNQLEGTVELSRDKGTKFNIKFKELEYKERI, encoded by the coding sequence ATGCACTCTGATCTAGAGGATAATTGGGATTCTGTCCGTGAGAAAATAATAGGATTAGGGGAGCAATCCATCCGGAAAAGTTACTATCCTCAACTGCAGCAGAGACTCTCTGAACTGGAAAGATTCAGGGCACTGTTGGATGAAACCAATGAATCAATTTTCCTTTCAGAAGTTCCATCTGGGCATTTTGCTGATGTGAATAAATTTGCCAGCCAGCAACTGGGATATTCTACTGAAAAAATGCTTGAAATGAAAGTGGAAGATATAATTGATCCGGATAAACTGGATGAAATGAGAACAATTATTTTCAGTTTGTTCGATGGGAAGCATCTCAAAAACCGTAAAACCATTGAAACAGTTTTAAAAAGAAGTGATAACTCCCAGATCAATGTAGAAATGAGCATTAGTCTGGTGAAGTTCAGTGATGTTTTCTACATTGTAATGGTGGCCCGGGACATTACCGAACGAAAAGAGTTTGAAAACGCACTCAAATCTTCCCTTAATGAAAAAGAAGTCTTGATAAGGGAGATACATCACCGGGTTAAAAATAACATGCAGATCATTTCCAGTTTACTCAACCTCCAAAAACAGTACGTTAACGATGAAGAGGCAGTAGACGTCCTGAAAGAAAGCCAGAACAGAGTTAAATCCATGGCCATGATCCATGAAAAACTCTATAAATCACGTAATTTCTCGGAAATTAACTTTGCAGACTACATACGTAGCCTGGTTTCTGATCTTTTCTATTCCTACGGTGTGGATTCAAACCGGGTTAAAACCATCATTTTACTGGAGGAAGTGATGATGGGATTGGAAACAGCCATTCCCTGTGGTCTTATTGTAAGTGAACTGGTGACTAACACCCTGAAATATGCTTTTCCCCATCAGGAGAAAGGTGAGTTTAAAATAGAACTCCATTCGGAGAGTGATGGTTTTTATGATCTGATAATCAGTGATAATGGTGTGGGAATGCCTGAAAACATCAACTTTGATGAGACTGATACACTGGGATTGCAACTGGTAAACAGTCTGGTGAATCAACTGGAAGGCACCGTTGAATTGTCCCGGGATAAGGGGACCAAGTTCAACATCAAATTTAAAGAATTGGAATATAAAGAAAGAATTTAA
- the hemL gene encoding glutamate-1-semialdehyde 2,1-aminomutase translates to MKSEDLFKDAKNYLPGGVDSPVRAIKPYPFFALKAEGPRLFDVDGNSYLDYCLAYGPLVLGHAYPPVMETVSKQLSNGSAYGVPTENEIKLAKEVVKRVPCADMVRFVNSGTEATMSAIRLARAVTGKNKILKFEGAYHGAHDYVLVKSGSGAAGLPDSPGVPEETTKNTLLAPFNDAEAITSLVKKEKDDLAAIILEPVMGNVGCIPPKREFLEFLREITAENGIILIFDEVITGFRIAKGGAQEYFDVTPDLVTMGKILGGGFPMGAFAGKKEFMERIAPQGDVYQAGTFNGNPISITAGLETMKHLDEKFYQESETSGLKMRRGLENILEDASLNYQVAGLSSMFQIYFTQSEVWDYAQAKTADTEKFNTYFQTLLANGVFIPPSQFECCFLSQAHSPEDIQITLEAMEKGIKAAEK, encoded by the coding sequence ATGAAATCTGAAGACCTATTCAAAGATGCTAAAAATTATCTTCCCGGAGGAGTTGACTCCCCAGTAAGGGCCATTAAACCATACCCCTTCTTTGCCCTTAAAGCAGAGGGCCCACGATTATTTGATGTGGACGGGAACAGTTACCTGGACTACTGCCTGGCCTATGGGCCGCTGGTTCTGGGCCATGCCTACCCTCCAGTGATGGAAACAGTTTCCAAACAATTATCAAATGGCTCTGCCTATGGTGTTCCCACTGAGAACGAGATCAAACTGGCTAAGGAAGTTGTAAAACGGGTGCCCTGTGCAGATATGGTCCGTTTTGTTAACTCCGGTACCGAGGCCACCATGAGTGCCATTCGCCTGGCCAGAGCAGTTACTGGTAAAAATAAGATATTGAAATTTGAAGGAGCCTACCATGGTGCCCATGACTATGTCCTGGTAAAATCAGGATCCGGAGCAGCTGGTTTACCTGACTCCCCTGGAGTCCCAGAAGAAACAACCAAAAACACATTACTGGCACCATTCAATGATGCAGAAGCCATTACCAGCCTGGTGAAAAAGGAGAAGGATGATCTGGCAGCTATTATCCTGGAACCAGTTATGGGTAACGTTGGCTGCATACCTCCTAAAAGAGAATTTCTGGAATTTTTACGGGAAATAACTGCTGAAAACGGCATTATACTCATCTTTGATGAGGTTATCACTGGTTTTAGAATTGCCAAAGGCGGGGCCCAGGAATACTTCGATGTGACCCCTGATCTGGTGACCATGGGGAAAATTTTGGGAGGAGGATTCCCAATGGGTGCATTTGCCGGTAAGAAGGAATTCATGGAACGCATAGCACCTCAAGGAGATGTATACCAGGCAGGAACATTTAACGGAAACCCCATATCAATCACTGCCGGCCTGGAAACCATGAAACACCTGGATGAAAAATTCTACCAGGAATCCGAAACCAGCGGACTGAAGATGCGCAGGGGACTGGAAAACATCCTGGAAGATGCATCCTTAAATTATCAGGTGGCAGGTCTATCATCAATGTTCCAGATCTACTTCACTCAAAGTGAGGTATGGGACTATGCCCAGGCTAAAACTGCCGATACCGAGAAATTCAACACCTACTTCCAGACCTTACTTGCCAACGGAGTTTTCATTCCACCATCCCAGTTTGAGTGCTGTTTCCTATCACAGGCCCATTCACCTGAGGATATACAGATAACCCTGGAAGCAATGGAAAAAGGAATCAAAGCTGCCGAAAAGTAA
- the hypE gene encoding hydrogenase expression/formation protein HypE: protein MKIGMSHGAGGEIMQGLISDIILDNIKNKTVNGGVGLADLDDGATIPLGENEIVISTDSHTIDPLFFPGGDIGRISMAGTVNDVSVMGARPLAIANAMVISEGFDVDELERIIKSMDEVCQETGVAIVTGDTKVMENDKLDKMIISTTGIGIAPKGAITRDSGLEVGDKIILTGSVGDHGISLMSYREGFGFETDLKSDVAPVWGMVEAALDIGGVHAMKDPTRGGIANALNELASKSGVGMFLDDEKIPVKREVHAASEMLGIDPYEVANEGKVVMGVAPEKADEILEAIRKNKYGGEAQIIGEVTTDKHVILETSLGGKRILEAPIADPVPRVC, encoded by the coding sequence ATGAAAATCGGAATGTCACATGGGGCTGGCGGAGAAATAATGCAGGGCCTCATCTCAGATATAATACTGGATAACATAAAGAACAAGACAGTAAATGGTGGAGTGGGCCTGGCAGACCTGGATGATGGAGCCACCATCCCTCTGGGTGAAAATGAAATTGTAATCAGCACAGACAGCCATACCATTGACCCATTATTCTTCCCGGGGGGAGATATTGGTAGAATTTCAATGGCAGGCACTGTAAACGATGTCTCAGTAATGGGTGCCCGCCCCCTGGCCATAGCCAATGCCATGGTCATCAGTGAAGGTTTTGATGTGGACGAACTGGAACGCATAATCAAATCCATGGATGAAGTATGTCAGGAAACAGGTGTGGCTATTGTAACAGGGGATACCAAGGTAATGGAGAATGACAAGTTAGATAAAATGATTATTTCCACCACCGGGATTGGTATTGCTCCTAAAGGTGCCATAACCCGTGATTCAGGACTTGAGGTAGGGGATAAAATCATCCTCACTGGAAGTGTGGGGGACCATGGAATATCCTTAATGAGCTACCGTGAAGGTTTTGGCTTTGAAACAGACCTGAAATCCGATGTGGCTCCGGTTTGGGGTATGGTAGAAGCAGCACTCGATATTGGTGGAGTGCATGCCATGAAAGACCCAACCCGTGGTGGAATAGCCAACGCCCTTAATGAACTGGCCTCCAAGTCCGGTGTGGGAATGTTCCTGGATGATGAGAAGATACCAGTTAAAAGGGAAGTTCACGCCGCATCAGAGATGCTGGGAATTGACCCGTATGAAGTTGCCAATGAAGGTAAAGTTGTTATGGGAGTAGCTCCTGAAAAAGCCGATGAGATACTGGAAGCTATTCGTAAAAACAAGTACGGTGGAGAAGCACAGATAATTGGTGAGGTAACCACTGATAAACACGTGATCCTGGAAACATCACTGGGTGGTAAAAGGATACTGGAAGCACCCATAGCAGATCCAGTTCCCAGAGTATGTTAA
- a CDS encoding FUSC family protein, which translates to MSKLKGCDGLERKGFISRFKRLSAPTGKPLWGHAFRAVGLAILSVIIAYFIGLRQGIEIIFMVVLFASVLMDQAIPFQKSVTFSVIGFILMSLAFVSASVAHMFGLPFFIVLTIIWSFFPFTLYIFGKAEGLFGYLIFISYYTATVLIKSSTNIFDLIIYVLFAYLVASILLVWKFMQRDNYKRKMVASGFDPNTSINKIGSVRRILAGVPINESYHHLFDYGLYLTGLRNYGRTVQSRLTGKVAVLFENFLNESNSVSSAIADHIVNKKGEVNLKNFKSNLNELNLYMDEKGAESVKFLTDNFIKLFEDSNRILSGPINQNEEETVKITPLNKMSFKQVIKSRFNLDSLYIRHALRFTIAMVITLSFVFIDHSRDPAWIAMGVLIVLKPDVTSTWDNMITRVSFNLFAVILAIILAFIFPHYMLLIFALVALFFFRAFLPNYIGLSILAVSVFTVFVWPQGEVINNAAARIIDILIGSIVSIILVYGVLPKRLMINLPDQVSNVLKVNQDYSELVLSGNYDIKTATSKLETALLEYNNLESSLKKVQDTFKDVSKDLEIYKEISGACYNLTEDISAIVGYEHDSKLDFSPLIDLSSKILDVLVVAIEKDEIPEELPDMHIYSKLSDTLQEQKEIKQYFEWIVSDIYLIHYCIKKAVETGALTRYKNIN; encoded by the coding sequence ATGTCTAAACTAAAAGGATGTGATGGTTTGGAAAGAAAAGGATTTATTAGCAGATTTAAAAGACTTTCAGCTCCCACCGGAAAACCTTTATGGGGCCATGCATTTAGAGCAGTAGGCTTAGCTATTTTAAGTGTTATTATAGCTTATTTTATTGGTTTAAGGCAAGGTATAGAAATTATTTTTATGGTAGTTTTATTTGCATCTGTTCTAATGGATCAAGCAATTCCATTCCAAAAGTCTGTTACTTTTTCAGTTATTGGATTTATTTTAATGTCTTTGGCATTTGTAAGTGCTTCAGTAGCACATATGTTTGGATTACCATTTTTCATAGTTTTGACTATAATATGGTCTTTTTTCCCATTTACACTCTATATATTTGGAAAGGCTGAGGGATTATTTGGGTATCTGATTTTTATTTCATATTATACCGCAACGGTACTTATAAAAAGTAGTACAAATATTTTTGATTTGATTATTTATGTTTTATTTGCTTATCTTGTAGCTTCCATACTTCTGGTGTGGAAATTTATGCAAAGAGATAATTATAAAAGGAAAATGGTTGCATCAGGGTTTGATCCTAACACATCTATAAACAAAATAGGTTCAGTAAGACGCATTCTAGCAGGAGTTCCTATTAATGAATCATATCATCACCTATTTGATTATGGATTGTATTTGACCGGACTCAGAAATTATGGGAGAACAGTTCAGTCAAGACTTACAGGTAAAGTAGCAGTTTTATTTGAGAACTTTCTTAATGAATCTAATTCTGTTAGTAGCGCTATAGCAGATCATATAGTAAATAAAAAAGGAGAAGTTAATCTTAAAAATTTTAAATCAAATTTAAATGAATTAAATTTGTATATGGATGAAAAAGGTGCTGAATCTGTTAAATTTTTAACAGATAATTTTATAAAGCTTTTTGAAGATTCAAATCGGATACTTTCAGGACCAATAAATCAAAATGAAGAGGAAACTGTTAAAATCACCCCTCTAAATAAGATGTCATTTAAACAGGTGATAAAATCTAGATTTAATCTGGATTCATTATACATACGTCATGCATTAAGATTTACAATTGCAATGGTGATAACCCTATCTTTTGTGTTCATCGACCATTCAAGAGATCCAGCTTGGATTGCTATGGGTGTTCTTATAGTACTCAAACCTGATGTTACCAGCACGTGGGATAACATGATTACGAGGGTTTCATTCAATCTCTTCGCAGTCATATTAGCTATAATTTTAGCATTTATTTTCCCACATTATATGCTACTGATATTTGCATTAGTGGCACTTTTTTTCTTCAGAGCATTTTTACCCAATTATATTGGTCTTTCGATCCTGGCAGTAAGTGTTTTTACAGTTTTTGTTTGGCCACAGGGTGAAGTGATTAATAATGCTGCTGCTAGGATAATAGACATCCTTATTGGTTCAATTGTGTCAATTATACTCGTTTACGGTGTACTGCCCAAAAGATTGATGATAAATTTGCCGGACCAGGTTTCTAATGTTTTGAAAGTAAATCAAGATTATTCCGAGCTTGTATTATCTGGAAACTATGATATTAAAACTGCAACTTCAAAACTTGAAACAGCATTATTAGAATACAATAACCTTGAATCATCATTAAAAAAGGTTCAAGATACATTTAAAGATGTTTCCAAGGATCTTGAAATTTATAAAGAAATATCCGGTGCATGTTACAATCTTACAGAGGATATTTCCGCAATTGTGGGTTATGAACATGATTCTAAACTGGATTTCTCTCCACTTATAGATTTAAGTTCTAAAATTCTGGATGTATTAGTAGTTGCAATTGAGAAAGATGAGATACCAGAAGAACTACCAGATATGCATATTTACAGTAAACTTTCTGATACTCTTCAAGAACAAAAAGAAATTAAACAATATTTTGAATGGATAGTCTCAGATATTTATCTCATACATTACTGTATCAAAAAAGCAGTAGAAACAGGAGCACTAACAAGATACAAAAATATAAATTAA
- a CDS encoding cobalt-precorrin-8 methylmutase: protein MKTTFMGASTKQGYEIAAKSREIVRSLIDEKTKNLTPEERSIVERIVHSTADPEYADITKMSGDFVEKGLEAISKGKDILTDISMVKAGINKYSGNINCYINDERAIKLAKDQEITRAAAAMELAACDGFEGVVVIGNAPTALWKVMELVETGSMNVKAVVGVPVGFVGAAESKKALHETSIPNLVTEGPKGGTPVAVAAVNSLINIIR from the coding sequence ATGAAAACAACTTTCATGGGTGCATCTACAAAACAGGGTTATGAGATTGCTGCTAAAAGTAGGGAGATTGTAAGGTCCCTTATTGATGAAAAGACCAAAAATTTGACACCGGAGGAGAGATCCATTGTGGAGCGGATCGTGCACTCCACCGCGGATCCTGAATATGCGGATATAACTAAGATGAGTGGTGATTTTGTTGAAAAAGGTCTCGAAGCAATCTCCAAAGGAAAGGACATCCTGACCGATATCAGCATGGTAAAAGCAGGAATAAACAAGTATTCGGGGAACATTAACTGCTATATCAACGATGAAAGAGCCATAAAACTTGCAAAGGATCAAGAAATCACCCGTGCAGCTGCCGCCATGGAGTTAGCAGCTTGTGATGGTTTTGAGGGGGTGGTGGTTATTGGAAACGCACCCACCGCACTGTGGAAAGTAATGGAACTTGTTGAAACCGGATCAATGAATGTCAAAGCAGTGGTGGGAGTACCGGTTGGATTTGTGGGTGCAGCAGAGTCTAAAAAAGCACTCCATGAAACTTCAATCCCTAATCTGGTTACAGAAGGCCCTAAAGGGGGTACTCCAGTTGCAGTGGCTGCGGTGAATTCTTTAATCAATATTATAAGGTAA
- a CDS encoding DUF5654 family protein gives MKKQANEVKGQVLQTIATLITTAFGLIAALAWNEAIKAIILQFLPKGSDLWGLLIYAVVITIIAVVATIIIGRAIAQPEEVQLVKIVDE, from the coding sequence ATGAAAAAGCAGGCAAACGAAGTTAAGGGACAGGTACTTCAAACCATTGCAACATTAATCACCACTGCGTTTGGATTGATTGCTGCACTGGCATGGAATGAAGCAATAAAAGCGATCATATTACAGTTTCTTCCAAAAGGAAGCGATTTATGGGGGTTATTAATATATGCAGTGGTGATCACCATCATAGCTGTGGTAGCAACCATAATAATCGGCAGGGCCATAGCTCAACCAGAAGAGGTCCAACTGGTTAAAATCGTGGATGAATAA
- a CDS encoding RDD family protein has translation MQEFWGRRLVALIVDVIFITLLMWVLTAIVYPVLAWNNLYSVLNYWLVLLGVLIVLYFTVMEGKWSSTLGKGLLKLKVQAADGNMNCKKAFLRNISKFLWVPLVIDLLIGVVVSKEGTRQRYLDILAKTTVIKVE, from the coding sequence ATGCAGGAATTTTGGGGTAGGCGGCTGGTGGCGTTAATTGTTGACGTGATTTTCATCACTCTTTTAATGTGGGTTTTAACTGCCATAGTTTATCCAGTACTGGCATGGAATAATCTATATTCAGTTTTAAATTATTGGCTTGTACTGTTGGGTGTGTTGATAGTTCTATACTTCACAGTAATGGAGGGCAAATGGTCTTCAACCCTGGGCAAGGGCTTACTGAAACTTAAAGTCCAGGCTGCTGATGGAAATATGAACTGCAAAAAGGCATTCCTGCGAAACATCTCCAAATTCCTGTGGGTCCCACTGGTAATTGATCTTTTAATTGGAGTGGTTGTGAGTAAAGAAGGAACACGGCAAAGATATCTGGACATACTTGCCAAAACCACTGTAATTAAAGTGGAATAA
- a CDS encoding phospholipase D-like domain-containing protein, with protein MESNLFKGRLVGVDGKPLSHHNLIIERIDSNPLVMNQKIAETVTNSDGNFHVSSLKLAEKQKNQNSPVKIKLEVGFKDEKLYETILTVNLKGKTIDLGLVKVKGPNRGVKGKVLDENGDPLEGLVVSVEGAGKTEYSLKRSPAVEIIDKISPVAIKNYHVLNESKTDENGFYEVLYPPSSYQNILDDKPTIQVVIKDVLGASELFKTEQYIAVSETMKNIGDIIIPRNWATGWYVTLGNSEKSRFTENNQVEVLVDNQSELESLVQSINSAHSYVYLTQFEFEPDFTATFTSETDGTFHTQDILTQTLLNASSRGIQVKIILNENLAVPDSYKEIKDFFKESSVEIRQFKSHGLHVMHAKTLIVDDKEAYIIGSPFKKDYWDSSRHLINDPRREPSGVRPVHDVSIKLKGGAVYHVQEFFTQMWNYISREDYNGHGRMDQHLKTRGSGKTPVQVARSVTPETLTDKGELGIFEGYRKALANAKDYIYLENQFFTNKTIVKALKNTLKNNDDIQVIVLMNENPDNPGYKKWQNQCIEKMGIKTYEDILEHPQIGFFTLWSTRWEKQRFQIQPVYVHAKVGVVDDLWATVGTANLDGSSLTYVNELEGFFDTKFHRNMEINVILPGLDSDSSNYIGKLRNSLWIEHLGIKGSSSLEKPREGWLKIWQEVAEQNLKSLNLPKPFITGHVLPYSPENSVEDQLKDLKIEIRDWDVLD; from the coding sequence ATGGAAAGTAATCTGTTTAAAGGGCGTTTAGTAGGAGTTGATGGGAAACCACTGTCACATCACAATCTGATTATAGAGCGGATTGATTCCAATCCTTTGGTGATGAATCAAAAAATTGCAGAAACCGTAACCAATTCTGATGGTAACTTCCACGTTTCATCACTGAAATTAGCAGAAAAACAAAAAAATCAAAACTCCCCTGTGAAAATAAAGTTGGAAGTTGGATTTAAAGATGAAAAATTGTATGAAACTATTTTAACCGTTAATTTAAAAGGTAAAACAATAGATTTGGGACTTGTGAAGGTTAAGGGTCCCAACAGAGGAGTTAAGGGAAAGGTTTTAGATGAAAATGGTGACCCGCTGGAGGGTTTGGTGGTTTCAGTGGAAGGTGCTGGAAAGACCGAGTACTCCCTAAAGCGTAGTCCTGCTGTGGAAATTATTGATAAGATTTCCCCAGTAGCAATTAAAAATTATCATGTTTTAAATGAGTCTAAAACTGATGAAAATGGTTTTTATGAGGTTTTATATCCCCCAAGTAGTTATCAAAATATTTTAGATGATAAACCTACTATTCAGGTGGTGATCAAAGATGTTCTGGGGGCATCTGAACTTTTCAAAACAGAACAATACATCGCGGTATCTGAAACCATGAAGAATATTGGAGACATAATAATCCCCAGAAATTGGGCAACTGGATGGTACGTAACCCTGGGAAATTCTGAAAAGTCAAGATTTACAGAGAATAACCAGGTAGAGGTTCTGGTTGATAATCAGAGCGAACTTGAAAGTTTGGTCCAGTCCATTAACAGTGCACATTCATATGTTTATCTCACACAGTTCGAATTTGAGCCAGATTTCACCGCCACCTTCACCTCTGAAACTGATGGTACCTTCCATACCCAGGATATTCTAACCCAAACCCTTTTAAATGCCAGTTCAAGGGGAATCCAGGTGAAAATAATCTTAAATGAAAACCTGGCGGTGCCGGATAGTTACAAAGAGATAAAAGATTTCTTCAAAGAGAGTTCTGTTGAAATCCGTCAGTTCAAATCTCATGGTCTGCATGTGATGCATGCTAAAACTCTGATTGTTGATGATAAAGAAGCTTATATTATTGGATCTCCCTTTAAAAAAGATTACTGGGACTCATCGAGGCATTTAATTAACGACCCCCGACGTGAGCCTAGTGGTGTGAGACCGGTTCATGATGTGTCGATTAAATTAAAAGGAGGGGCAGTTTATCATGTGCAAGAATTTTTCACCCAGATGTGGAATTACATTTCCAGGGAAGATTACAATGGACATGGAAGAATGGATCAACATCTGAAAACACGGGGTTCAGGAAAAACGCCGGTTCAGGTGGCCAGATCAGTAACCCCAGAAACATTAACTGACAAAGGGGAACTGGGAATATTTGAAGGCTATCGAAAAGCCCTGGCCAATGCTAAGGATTATATATACCTTGAAAACCAGTTTTTTACCAATAAAACTATTGTTAAAGCTTTGAAAAATACATTAAAGAATAATGATGACATTCAAGTGATAGTATTGATGAATGAAAACCCGGATAACCCCGGATACAAAAAATGGCAGAACCAGTGCATTGAAAAAATGGGAATAAAAACCTATGAAGATATTCTGGAACATCCTCAGATCGGTTTTTTTACACTGTGGTCTACAAGATGGGAAAAACAAAGGTTCCAAATACAACCGGTTTATGTACACGCCAAAGTGGGTGTTGTGGATGATTTATGGGCCACTGTGGGCACTGCCAACCTTGATGGTTCATCCCTCACTTATGTTAATGAACTTGAAGGTTTTTTTGACACCAAATTCCATAGAAATATGGAAATCAACGTTATACTGCCAGGATTGGATAGCGATTCAAGTAATTATATTGGAAAACTGCGAAATTCCCTATGGATTGAACACTTGGGAATTAAGGGAAGTTCCTCCCTTGAAAAGCCCAGAGAAGGTTGGCTGAAAATTTGGCAGGAAGTTGCCGAACAAAATTTAAAATCATTAAATCTACCAAAACCATTTATCACTGGACATGTACTGCCATACAGTCCTGAAAACTCAGTTGAGGACCAGCTTAAGGATTTAAAAATAGAAATTCGTGACTGGGATGTTTTGGATTAG